A region of Haliotis asinina isolate JCU_RB_2024 chromosome 7, JCU_Hal_asi_v2, whole genome shotgun sequence DNA encodes the following proteins:
- the LOC137290279 gene encoding cell death abnormality protein 1-like, with translation MLSLTVILFSHCMSTASAVCPDCDNNNVTCVDSRYYGTHCDLECPDTCLSSRCQMNDTRVVCTEGCVVGRRGDDCGLNCPTACTHCERYGDSCTGLCRNPRYYGPNCSKLCPTNCNLKDGCTKIEGYCNGCEAGYRGRFCNHSCPDNCERCDQHGDGCLKCTEQYCLGLCDENMTNCDSTSCKKTCLPNCRSFDIRRSQCTGHCINQNYHGTMCNIPCPSNCDRCRKQTGECKQCAPRMWGMSCNESCGQNCKVCDRYSSKCIGPCSNSNFHGDYCDTPCPVNCNGCHRETGLCIACATNFSRKYCDEICSPCAGHTCNTSPCQKRNADHTLLIVMATIAGASTLLLLVLGIWAHRRNRLMCFSSSNTGSGRWDSNGSRQSRNSDYQSHKYSEIHDMDLDSDSCLPGPSPPRLPVQPPLPPLHPKHDPRQKSPRTQSWSLGQGTSRDYMPPFESAHKDSHVTIVTEPSLVTPEMPDVSNIASSSVKDLVRSPSLPALMTNEAGAGCSCQHILHSCDKHDRPTSSSTLGLPTKTSSILFIEQNKDLSNITVKYITPDETNQGK, from the exons ATGTTGTCTCTCACGGTAATTCTCTTTTCGCACTGCATGTCAACAG CAAGCGCAGTCTGCCCAGACTGTGACAACAACAACGTCACCTGCGTCGATTCACGGtactatggaacacattgcgaTTTAGAGTGTCCAGACACCTGTCTCAGCTCTCGCTGTCAGATGAACGACACCCGTGTTGTGTGTACAGAGGGATGTGTGGTCGGTAGAAGGGGAGACGACTGTGGATTGAACTGTCCCACAGCATGTACACACTGCGAACGTTATGGTGATAGTTGTACAGGGCTGTGCCGCAATCCCCGGTATTACGGTCCAAACTGTAGCAAACTATGTCCCACTAACTGTAATTTGAAGGATGGATGTACAAAAATCGAAGGATACTGTAACGGTTGTGAGGCTGGATACAGAGGTAGATTTTGCAATCATTCCTGCCCGGATAACTGTGAACGTTGTGATCAACACGGTGACGGTTGCTTAAAATGTACAGAACAGTACTGTCTCGGATTGTGTGACGAGAATATGACTAACTGTGACAGTACATCGTGTAAAAAGACGTGTCTCCCAAACTGTAGAAGCTTTGACATCAGAAGGTCACAATGTACCGGCCACTGCATAAATCAGAACTATCATGGAACGATGTGCAACATTCCGTGTCCGTCAAATTGTGACAGATGTCGCAAACAAACAGGGGAGTGCAAGCAATGCGCTCCACGGATGTGGGGCATGTCTTGTAACGAATCATGCGGTCAAAACTGTAAGGTGTGTGATCGATATTCGAGTAAATGCATTGGACCTTGCTCAAATTCTAATTTTCATGGAGACTATTGTGACACCCCTTGCCCCGTCAACTGCAATGGTTGTCACAGAGAGACAGGGCTGTGTATCGCGTGTGCCACCAACTTCAGCCGGAAGTACTGCGATGAGATATGTTCGCCCTGCGCAGGACATACATGCAACACGTCACCTTGTCAAAAAC GAAACGCTGACCATACTTTGCTAATTGTCATGGCAACAATAGCCGGCGCTTCCACGTTGCTGCTCCTGGTACTGGGCATCTGGGCACACAGGAGGAACCG GCTGATGTGCTTCTCCTCATCAAACACCGGGAGTGGAAGGTGGGACAGCAATGGCTCCAGACAATCACGCAACAGTGACTACCAGTCGCATAAGTATTCGGAAATACACGACATGGACTTGGACTCTGATTCTTGTCTACCTGGACCTTCTCCGCCTAGACTGCCTGTACAACCCCCTCTTCCTCCATTACATCCTAAACACGACCCAAGACAAAAGTCACCCAGAACACAGTCTTGGTCACTCGGACAAGGGACGTCACGTGACTACATGCCACCATTTGAGTCTGCGCATAAGGATTCTCACGTGACGATCGTGACAGAACCTTCCTTGGTTACACCAGAGATGCCAGACGTTTCTAACATTGCATCCTCATCAGTAAAAGACCTTGTCAGATCACCATCACTGCCAGCATTGATGACAAATGAGGCTGGAGCAGGTTGCAGTTGTCAGCATATACTGCATTCCTGTGATAAACACGATAGACCAACATCTTCAAGCACCCTAGGACTTCCTACAAAGACCAGTTCAATCCTGTTCATAGAGCAAAATAAAGACTTGTCAAATATCACTGTCAAATACATTACTCCAGATGAAACTAACCAGGGTAAATGA
- the LOC137290278 gene encoding proprotein convertase subtilisin/kexin type 5-like, which produces MAALAITLVTLVAVATYASSSRLCTGCEDNDRVCVEGECVPKCIHLTSSGQCLQCRDSRFYGKHCEHECPDTCLNSLCQMNNSRVVCREGCVAGKRGDNCGADCDAACTQCERYGDDCIGPCQNLRYYGPHCRTPCPSACRDGCDKDMGKCRGCILGSLGTFCNVTCSSQSCVECEEDKGKCTRCNESYIECDDGGCHGEDCHTVSDATTASPREPDGLKTVHILMIVCSILSTLLMVGALQTVKKRCKRRSQQDAVTGTQAEGSGSSTYLAHKYYEINDQDVDTGCREQGLLASRPEQRVACLIESSQGLSNRDNRVREEADAVPDIKPRVLDTPGAMTDGDRSGVVEGSDWRQEHFYEPLSGSRGDSVNGQTKGDTHEDMETSREPLQLLELIAASGNADVRYLTTQNTGDEDNDISDE; this is translated from the exons ATGGCAGCCTTGGCGATTACACTAGTTACCTTGGTAGCAG TGGCGACATATGCGTCTTCCAGTAGACTCTGTACCGGCTGTGAAGACAATGACAGAGTCTGCGTTGAAGGTGAATGTGTGCCAAAGTGCATCCATCTGACGTCATCTGGACAGTGTCTCCAGTGTCGGGACTCTAGGTTCTATGGTAAACACTGTGAACATGAGTGTCCAGACACATGTCTCAACTCCCTCTGTCAGATGAACAACAGCCGCGTTGTGTGTAGAGAGGGATGCGTCGCTGgcaaaaggggagacaactgtggTGCGGACTGTGATGCTGCCTGTACACAGTGTGAACGTTATGGAGATGATTGCATAGGACCATGTCAGAATCTCCGGTATTACGGTCCACACTGTAGAACACCGTGTCCCTCCGCCTGCAGAGACGGATGTGATAAGGATATGGGGAAGTGTCGTGGCTGTATATTAGGTTCCCTCGGAACGTTCTGCAATGTTACCTGTTCGTCTCAGTCCTGTGTGGAATGTGAAGAAGATAAAGGAAAGTGTACCCGATGTAATGAGAGCTACATCGAGTGTGACGACGGAGGATGTCATGGAGAAGACTGTCACACAG TTTCAGATGCCACAACAGCATCACCAAGGGAACCAGATGGTCTGAAAACTGTTCACATCCTGATGATTGTATGTTCCATCCTGTCAACACTACTCATGGTCGGTGCTCTTCAGACTGTTAAGAAGAGATGTAAAAGACG GTCCCAGCAGGATGCTGTAACAGGAACCCAAGCCGAAGGCAGTGGATCCAGCACCTATCTGGCGCACAAATACTATGAGATCAACGATCAGGACGTGGACACTGGCTGCAGGGAACAAGGTTTGTTGGCCAGCAGACCTGAGCAGAGGGTAGCTTGCCTTATAGAATCATCACAAGGACTGTCTAACCGAGATAACAGGGTGAGAGAAGAGGCTGATGCTGTACCAGATATTAAACCCAGAGTTCTTGACACTCCAGGTGCGATGACTGATGGTGACAGATCAGGTGTCGTAGAAGGATCAGACTGGCGTCAGGAACATTTCTATGAACCCCTGTCAGGCTCCAGAGGGGACAGTGTTAATGGACAAACAAAAGGAGATACTCATGAAGATATGGAGACAAGCAGGGAGCCTCTGCAGTTACTGGAATTAATAGCTGCCTCAGGTAATGCAGATGTGAGGTATCTAACAACACAGAACACAGGGGACGAGGATAATGACATAAGTGACGAATGA